The genomic DNA AAGACATCACGCACCATACACACTGAGATACATGGTTGTATTTCGACGTCATTCCACAACTTGTCGTTTTGTCGTTTCCAGATGCATCAAAGGGTCAGTACGAAATCAAAGAGTTGTTGGTGTTGTAGAGATTCTACTAACTGAAAGTAAAGTGCTACAAAACCATATGTCGTATCCAAGTTGTCTTGTATAATGTTCTATAGACCTGCTACACTTCACACCTCCTCTAGTTTTGCACATCCGAAAAAGACATGTCATTCATTCTCATATGAGCTTTCACAAGGCTCGCAACAATCACAACAATGTACACCGCGAGTTTAAAGCCCGTGTCTCGCGGGTAAATACGTCTTTTCTGCTCTCCATAAGAacacctttatttttttgtaggaTTCGAAGTCTCCAAATTTTCATCCAGTCGCCTTTTGATCTCAGCTTGCTGTAATCCACTAGGTTCTCCATGGTATAGTGATATGTCGATTTAACTCTGTATTCCTTGAGGTTTGTGAATTTCCAACATTGTTTGTCTTCTCCCATGTTGTCTATAATTGACATGGCTATTATAATTACGGCGTCTCTCTCATTAAACATCTCCTTAATAATATCCACTTTCCAATCATTGACGCCTTCCTCAATTAGCTCGCTAACCATCATGCCCTCCATTCCCTTCGGAACGGTGCTTGTCGCATATGATCTCCCTCCATTTAAAAGAGGTCATTTGACgtgtggcaaaaaaaaaaaaaaatttcaaaaatatattttaataaatatttctgttttttctttttcaatttatataaatatgtctAAATGAACTTACGCTTGGAATTGTAACCACACAATGACACAAATGtttctcctatttttttttagagttttggagaaaattatGTGCCACTGATAAACCAATCAATTACAGGGTTGCACAGGTCGGAGTCACGTAATTAATAACGAGGTACCCACAAAGCTTAATGTTTGTGGTGCAAAAACTATTGGACCTCGAGTCATAAATAATCTTTAATACAATAATGGAATGGTTCTTAGAAAACAAGAAACATGTCACTTTGCTTCTCACATACTATCTTTTGGATCTTATGGATTCTTTTTGTcgtttttacaaaaattaagaATACAGTAATACACacccaaaaagaaaaactaattgtTCCTTATTTCAAGTAttctttttgtcatttttacaaaaattatgaATTGTATATTGTATTTAATGTGTTCattttgtatataaatatatttgagtCATGCTAACTTTTATTCTTAAGAGACATGTTAAGAATTTTATAAATAGTAAAAggaagatttaaaaaaaataaaataaaagaatttcaATTGCGAGAATCTATTCCTTATAGTTTggacaaaaagaaaatttaaatgcTACACACCAAGctcaatcaaaatttcattcctTTAGGAATTCTCAGCATTCACGTAGTCAagacatttattttataatttaaatatggaTCATTCAATCTTGATCAAACGCACCATAGAAAAGCACtaaaacaaagtttgaaatgtAGAGGCTTCTAATCTAACGGGGAGATGTCTTGATTAACGTCATTTGAACTTAATATTGAACAATATGTGAAGCCATGGCTATGTAGGGAAAAGTAAGAATCAATCAAGTTTTACATAATTCCAAttatttgtgtatatcaacataattGGAATTTGAGtagtttatcaaatttattttaattatttctaaCAAAATAAGAGAATTAAAAGAGAAACTAAACTTGATTATGAAGTTCTCATGCAAAGAGATGTGTACATACATAGTATTTATAATATGGACTTGGATTACCTGCGTGGGTAAAAAAGATTGTTTTTAGGTTTGGTTCAGATAGGTGGTGTTCAAGTCTCTTCCAATGCTTGGACATCGCGTGATGGTTTTTTGTTCGTTTGTATGACTCTGTGTTTGTAGAGTAGCTCTTTTGGCACACCTTATGCTACAGGAGCTGCTTTTGgtggttaatatatatttcattttttattgttaaaaaaaaatatatggactTGGATTATCTGCGTTAGAAGTTCCATGTGATTACACACGACGAATCTTGGTCATTGATTTCATATTAGACAACTCTaatttcaaaattgttaagTTAGTTTTAAATGATCTCAACCATTAATTTTTATGGGATGGATGAGATATATAACTAATCCATTTCCCTCATAAGAGCAGCTATAGTTTGTGAACCAATTACATCAAACACTAAGATATGACATGTCAAAGTATTCTAAAAGATCCTAGTTTTAAGAAAGTTGAGGATATGCAACAAGAGatgtgaaaaagataaatatgtaGGACATATACAAACAATGATCTAAATCTAGTCTTCAAAATGATTTTGTTAGGCTATCTAAAGGGTAGCCTTCATTCAGTGATTAATATTTCTGGATTGTGTAATCAATGTACAATTCTTGATGATCCAGGAAATGATCTAGATAACCAAAAATGCTTCAACTTcactatcaaaataaataagccATAGCATGGAAAATGCATGAGAGCCACTGCCAAGTACCTGAAAATCCAAAAATGTCAAGAGATATGTATGATAATGATCACTAGAAATTAGTTAAGTATTTATTCAACTACAAAATGTGACTAAACAACTCTTCATATATGCTGTGAATTGTTTTAATAAACTATcacataaaatttattgaaatcaCATTATAAAATGTGACTCAAATACTTAAACAAATTATGTGTAAGACCTAGCTCAACCGACAATACCGATATTACTATGCTCCTGAGTTTGAACTCAAGACCTCGTAGTTGTGTGTATGTGAGTGTTAGGTTGTGTTTGCCACTTCTTTTATAgaccatgaaaaaaaaaaaaaaaaacatatacattGCTTCTTAACGTAAAAACTAGTATTTGAAGCTTCTGGAAATCACAACAAAAATGCATCGGGAAGCATGCAAATGTGCTTTTATATGTTGCAAACGGAAAACCAAACACACGCCAAGTAAATAACAATATGTTCACTTAGAAAGGATAAGCATTGAGCACTTGTAAATCAGGGATaaaatagatttattttataacGGTTCTATTCTTTTAAAACCACATCAAATTCTCTTAAATTAGAAGACAATTATTTGATCAATGGTGTGacaaattgaaattgagaaCATACCATAAGGGTGCATATGAAGATGACAAGTCAAGGAAAGGGTAAGGCCACCTGTGACAAATGAAGGTTATCAAATTacaaatgaagaaaatcattcatgtattatatattttataaaaaaaataataataaaaaaaaaagaggatgtTAGGTTGTACCAAATTGAAACACAAGCATGGATTATCCACTGAATAATCACAAATGTAGCTGTCCACAATACAAAATATGCAAATCGAAACACTGGAAATCTCTGCATGTTTAGGAGTAAATAGTTgttaattttaagttttgaacttgaattttagcataattatttttttcaatttataacatgcttcatgtatgatacaaaattttaaaaaaattataaactaactgctataaaaaaaaaaaaaaaaactcaccatACAATTCAATGATGTGTCACCAAGGAGAAAAACAGCATTAATGGTGTGCATACAAAAAATCAACTGCAAGAATTGAAAAGTGCAAATACtttcaaatgaaagaaaagtaTCTTATGACattgatatatatattcaatgcAAATCTCAAATTACTTTATGATACTTACAAAATCAAGACTGTAATGATTGGATGTTCTCACTGGATAAAGGACAAACCAAAATACAAAATCAGTGAGAAATACAGCGCCTGCACAAGTctataaagaaaatgagaaaaataattatatcaaTAGTTTGTCTCCTGAATTTGATGAGAAACAACTGAAACTTGTTAAACAagttaatcaaatcaaaaaatgAAATCCAAATTAAGTTCGACATTAATTGACCTAATGGTTGAAACCGTGTCACGATCATTGGTATTGTAGAAAATTATATTCAAATGTGAATGATGGGACCTCAATTTCAGTCATGTTGCCGTTTTGAAAACATTGAAAACCGTTGCAGATTGCGATCACAGATCTTTATTTAAAATGTCGAAGATAATTTCTCCAGAGATTCATAACACTAATAGAATCACTAAATTAAACTACCTGATAAATTATTTGGAAAATGTAACCACATACACCAGCAATTTCCCTGGTATGAAATTCCTGATCAGGACTTTTAGTCAGTTCAGGAATATCTAAAACCCTTTCAAGAGTTGGAGCCATATAAGTGCTTACTGCCTCTAATGAAGCACCATTGACTGTTCTTCCACCaaattttttgtgtttaaataaACATCCATATAGTGAGAATGATGATGCAAGCTGAAAGTAAAATTGAGAGCATATGTCACTTAAATAATATAGGAACCtaaaacattttataaaaacaGACACTACTACtagaaaaactaaaattagTAGCGGAAAAAATAAAACCCCTCTCTAATTTCCTCGTCACAAAATTTAGTAACGGAATCAGAGAaggatttcacgttttcccttTCTATATTTCCCTCAATAATTTAGCATTTTTATTATTGAGATATATATCACATTTTCATGttaatttatcttttactaTAATGTACAAGAATCTGAAATTGAAAGCCTTACCCCAAAGTAAATAGTAACCAAAGTGAAGGTCAATCTGTTCAACATAAGAAAAAAGGACAATGAAATTAgattaattataaacaaaagactaaattattcaaatatgCTTAATGCAATTAACTTACTGAGTGTAATAGTATAATATACCAGCTCCTTCAGTAGCAACATTGGCAATAATCAAAGCCAaaagaacaacaaaagaaatGATTCTATAAACAAGAAGCCACGACGGATCTATCCCTTTAACGCATGTGTTCCAAGCTTCATCTTCATATAACAATCCATctgcttcttgatgattttcaTCTCTCTCAGAAGATCTTTGTTTATTGAATCCTTCATACTTGAATATTAAATAAGATGCTAGTGTCATTGAGATGAAAATCCATAGTGCACAAAAGAAGAATCTCCAGTTCAACCAATAACTCGACGCAGTTGTATCTGTTGTCATTGTTGGTTGCCATGTATGGCTTGGTGTCCATGTTATGAAACCCATATGTGTAATGTATATGCTAATATTCTTGATGCAATGGTTTTACCCTTTTAATGCAAATTCACTAAGAGTGTCCAATATTCTTGACATCACAAAGATTACCTTAATGCTAATAAATGTGCAAATTGTATGAATTcctatagcaaaaaaaaaaaagtatgtataagaattttttcaaacaaaaatgcTAAAGATTGTTGTATGAAGAAGAGAATTTTGGTATGAGCCAAAAATGAGCCATAAAAAACTGAGCTTACTCATCAATTTTTTAAGACACTCACACTTATATTCCTTGCTTGAGATGAGCTTAGACAAAAACACATAAAGTTCAATACTtcattaaaatgaaataaataaataaatttctataagaaaaaaaataggaaagaaaGGTTTGGCATTCACTGTTGACAAGTGAAGTTCAGAGAGCATATATGCTTTGCTTCATCATTTTatggttagagagagagagagagagagagagagagagagagagagagagagtataaTTTGTGTGAAGAGTATAACTTCCAGCACAAGGAATTTAGAGAAAGATAAATGGCATAAGATGCCTTTTGGATTTGTGGGGTGATCAAAATTTTCACCTTATTGGAAACACCCTTAGGTGAAGAATAGAATATTCATAACCACAAAAGGCATAACAACATGATTTTCCTAACAATATATATGCTTATTTAAGGTCTCAAAAGAACAATAtgctcatttattttttttctta from Medicago truncatula cultivar Jemalong A17 chromosome 8, MtrunA17r5.0-ANR, whole genome shotgun sequence includes the following:
- the LOC25501488 gene encoding uncharacterized protein, with the translated sequence MGFITWTPSHTWQPTMTTDTTASSYWLNWRFFFCALWIFISMTLASYLIFKYEGFNKQRSSERDENHQEADGLLYEDEAWNTCVKGIDPSWLLVYRIISFVVLLALIIANVATEGAGILYYYTQLTFTLVTIYFGLASSFSLYGCLFKHKKFGGRTVNGASLEAVSTYMAPTLERVLDIPELTKSPDQEFHTREIAGVCGYIFQIIYQTCAGAVFLTDFVFWFVLYPVRTSNHYSLDFLIFCMHTINAVFLLGDTSLNCMRFPVFRFAYFVLWTATFVIIQWIIHACVSIWWPYPFLDLSSSYAPLWYLAVALMHFPCYGLFILIVKLKHFWLSRSFPGSSRIVH